The following are from one region of the Flavimobilis soli genome:
- a CDS encoding carboxypeptidase-like regulatory domain-containing protein, whose protein sequence is MIRRVMAGAVGAALALTGAVAGAVPAQAATPSLVDAQVLTQDEAAAQTISGRVAIGSNPVAGVGVRAYEAVEGGYAYGPAATRTDSDGRYTLAVDPGMYIIKVAKGTAGQEATKTSYSGGVTSMSRAKPVTVAAGAHVVENITPVRVVPAARISGRLVDKAGNPVRGVRVDATAVIGTDAARWTTDADGRFTLGVKGKDAYELTFGRGYTTTIKTKAVRKGKNLDLGKVAIQRAGTSTVQVSFSGVMGEDNHTTPVHLKDSRGAYIAENQVWDDPGSRDAVFRYLAAGTYEVYVPATRQSVKVTVGAGEKATTSLTLKKPAKAGTVKVVIGRFLKDQSFLDVELWSSSGPRVARADGWKFADVPTGTYTLRLAAADREYVRKVKVQAGRTTTVAVRPAGGQVSGKVRAGGKGYPGTVILKGVGTKARYERRADDSGRFVMGEIAPGRYRVIVRDLTHQGDRFTTGGYRDAYYKGKTLKKSKVITVKKGKTTKLSSITVK, encoded by the coding sequence ATGATCAGACGTGTCATGGCGGGGGCTGTCGGTGCGGCGCTGGCGCTGACCGGGGCCGTCGCAGGGGCGGTGCCGGCGCAGGCCGCGACACCCAGCCTCGTCGACGCGCAGGTGCTGACTCAGGACGAGGCAGCCGCACAGACGATCTCGGGACGCGTCGCGATCGGCTCGAACCCGGTGGCAGGCGTCGGCGTCAGGGCCTACGAGGCGGTCGAGGGTGGCTACGCCTACGGGCCCGCCGCGACCAGGACGGACAGCGACGGTCGGTACACCCTCGCCGTCGACCCGGGGATGTACATCATCAAGGTCGCGAAGGGGACCGCAGGCCAGGAAGCGACGAAGACCTCCTACTCCGGCGGCGTGACCTCCATGAGCAGGGCCAAGCCCGTCACCGTCGCCGCCGGCGCCCACGTCGTCGAGAACATCACGCCGGTGCGGGTGGTCCCGGCGGCGAGAATCAGCGGCCGGCTCGTCGACAAGGCTGGCAACCCGGTGCGCGGCGTGCGCGTCGACGCGACGGCCGTCATCGGCACCGACGCTGCGAGGTGGACGACTGACGCGGACGGCCGGTTCACGCTCGGCGTCAAGGGCAAGGATGCGTACGAGCTCACGTTCGGGCGCGGCTACACCACCACCATCAAGACCAAGGCCGTGCGCAAGGGCAAGAACCTCGATCTCGGCAAGGTGGCGATCCAGCGCGCTGGCACCTCGACCGTCCAGGTCTCCTTCTCCGGCGTCATGGGCGAGGACAACCACACCACCCCGGTCCACCTGAAGGACTCCCGCGGCGCATACATCGCCGAGAACCAGGTGTGGGACGACCCGGGGTCGCGCGACGCCGTCTTCCGCTACCTCGCCGCCGGCACGTACGAGGTCTACGTCCCGGCGACCCGGCAGTCGGTCAAGGTCACCGTCGGTGCCGGGGAGAAGGCGACGACGAGCCTGACGCTCAAGAAGCCCGCGAAGGCCGGGACCGTCAAGGTGGTGATCGGCCGCTTCCTGAAGGACCAGAGCTTCCTGGACGTCGAGCTGTGGAGCTCTTCGGGTCCGCGTGTCGCGCGTGCCGACGGGTGGAAGTTCGCCGACGTGCCCACGGGAACCTACACGCTGCGTCTGGCAGCGGCCGATCGTGAGTACGTCCGCAAGGTCAAGGTCCAGGCCGGACGCACGACGACGGTCGCCGTCCGCCCCGCGGGCGGCCAGGTGTCGGGGAAGGTCAGGGCTGGCGGCAAGGGCTACCCCGGCACGGTGATCCTCAAGGGCGTCGGCACCAAGGCTCGGTACGAGCGCCGCGCCGACGACTCGGGGCGCTTCGTGATGGGCGAGATCGCACCGGGACGCTACCGCGTCATCGTTCGGGACCTCACGCACCAGGGGGACCGGTTCACCACCGGCGGCTACCGGGACGCCTACTACAAGGGCAAGACGCTCAAGAAGTCGAAGGTCATCACCGTGAAGAAGGGCAAGACGACGAAGCTGTCGTCCATCACTGTGAAGTAG
- a CDS encoding carboxypeptidase-like regulatory domain-containing protein, whose protein sequence is MVFVVSGALALTGASAGLTPAQAAHVSAAAQESAVSTIVGKVVGRDGDPIPDVTVWATRTNDASTAASGADGRFEIEVAREGSYALSFDAPDVGGGITYDLSLKTPRVAAGARTDVGTVKLVPPASWGTSHIEVKISNLRAVGSGEEDPAYIYLKNNRGDYVKVDSVYQDIDTKRTAYFRDIAPGRYRVVVPATGQSLVITVGKGETAKRTLKLKKPAKRGNLVVKTARGLRVETFVVSNAAGLDISGQYASESHPVRDLPVGTYTVTAHRASGDVVTKVKVRAGRTTTAVLPLRFGGAVKVKVKAPSAAHSPLVILKGVGTAKRYEFRVSEKTGELVGRRIAPGRYRVIVRDVDEAGRKFTRGGAKDAYYKGKTLKKSTIITVKRGKTTKLSTITMK, encoded by the coding sequence ATGGTGTTCGTGGTCAGCGGGGCGCTCGCGCTCACGGGGGCGTCAGCCGGGCTGACACCCGCTCAGGCTGCTCACGTCAGCGCAGCCGCGCAGGAGAGCGCGGTCTCGACGATCGTCGGCAAGGTCGTCGGCCGAGACGGCGACCCGATCCCGGACGTGACCGTGTGGGCCACCCGCACGAACGACGCATCGACCGCCGCGAGCGGTGCCGACGGACGGTTCGAGATCGAGGTTGCCCGCGAGGGCAGCTACGCGCTGTCCTTCGACGCGCCCGACGTCGGCGGGGGCATCACGTACGACCTCAGCCTGAAGACCCCGCGCGTCGCGGCGGGGGCTCGCACGGACGTGGGCACGGTCAAGCTCGTACCTCCGGCGAGCTGGGGCACGTCCCACATCGAGGTCAAGATCTCCAACCTCCGAGCGGTCGGTTCTGGGGAGGAAGATCCTGCGTACATCTACCTCAAGAACAACCGTGGGGACTACGTCAAGGTCGACAGCGTCTACCAGGACATCGACACCAAGAGGACCGCCTACTTCCGGGACATCGCCCCCGGCCGCTACCGCGTCGTCGTGCCCGCCACCGGGCAGTCCCTCGTCATCACTGTCGGCAAGGGCGAGACCGCGAAGCGGACCTTGAAGCTCAAGAAGCCCGCGAAGCGCGGGAACCTGGTGGTCAAGACGGCCCGTGGGCTGCGCGTCGAGACCTTCGTCGTGAGCAACGCAGCAGGGCTGGACATCAGCGGCCAGTACGCGAGCGAGTCCCACCCGGTCCGTGACCTGCCCGTCGGCACGTACACGGTGACCGCACACCGCGCGTCAGGCGACGTCGTCACGAAGGTGAAGGTACGTGCCGGAAGGACGACCACGGCGGTCCTCCCGCTCCGCTTCGGCGGTGCCGTCAAGGTCAAGGTCAAGGCCCCCTCGGCAGCGCACTCCCCCCTGGTGATCCTCAAGGGCGTCGGGACGGCGAAGCGTTACGAGTTCCGGGTGTCCGAGAAGACTGGAGAGCTCGTCGGGCGCCGTATCGCGCCCGGCCGGTACCGCGTGATCGTCCGCGACGTCGACGAGGCTGGCCGCAAGTTCACGCGCGGCGGAGCCAAGGACGCCTACTACAAGGGCAAGACGCTCAAGAAGTCGACGATCATCACGGTGAAGAGGGGCAAGACGACGAAGCTGTCGACTATCACGATGAAGTGA
- a CDS encoding 3-deoxy-7-phosphoheptulonate synthase has protein sequence MTATAPLAAPSTSDLRVRELAPLPTPAEMLADLPLSGANADLVARSRDEVRAVLSGIDDRLLVVVGPCSVHDADAALDYARRLAALVPELAEDLCVVMRVYFEKPRTTVGWKGLINDPGLDGTHDIQRGLRLAREVLLGVLDEGVPAACEFLEPTSPQFIADAVSWGAIGARNAESQVHRQLASGLSMPVGFKNATDGDVQIAVDGCITAAAEHTFFGIDSAGRAAAVATAGNPDCHVILRGGRGGPNYDDASVAAALDVVTAAGLEPRLMIDASHGNSGKSHVRQAEVVREIGASIAAGNAGIAGIMMESFIVAGAQKPAPSGLTYGQSVTDACIDWETTATLLRELAADVRARRGSNA, from the coding sequence ATGACCGCCACCGCACCTCTCGCGGCCCCCAGCACCAGCGACCTTCGCGTCCGCGAGCTCGCACCGCTGCCCACCCCCGCGGAGATGCTCGCCGACCTGCCCCTGAGCGGCGCGAACGCCGACCTCGTGGCGCGCTCGCGCGACGAGGTCCGCGCAGTGCTCAGCGGCATCGACGACCGGCTGCTCGTCGTCGTCGGGCCGTGCTCGGTGCACGACGCCGACGCGGCACTCGACTACGCGCGTCGCCTCGCGGCCCTCGTGCCCGAGCTCGCCGAGGACCTGTGCGTGGTCATGCGCGTGTACTTCGAGAAGCCCCGCACGACGGTTGGCTGGAAGGGCCTCATCAACGACCCCGGCCTCGACGGGACGCACGACATCCAGCGCGGCCTGCGCCTCGCTCGCGAGGTCCTGCTCGGCGTGCTCGACGAGGGCGTGCCGGCAGCCTGCGAGTTCCTCGAGCCGACGAGCCCGCAGTTCATCGCCGACGCCGTCTCGTGGGGCGCGATCGGCGCCCGGAACGCCGAGTCGCAGGTGCACCGCCAGCTCGCGTCCGGACTGTCCATGCCGGTCGGCTTCAAGAACGCGACGGACGGCGACGTCCAGATCGCCGTCGACGGCTGCATCACCGCCGCGGCCGAGCACACGTTCTTCGGGATCGACTCCGCCGGCCGCGCTGCGGCCGTAGCGACGGCCGGCAACCCTGACTGCCACGTCATCCTCCGCGGCGGCCGCGGCGGACCCAACTACGACGACGCGTCCGTCGCCGCGGCGCTCGACGTCGTGACGGCTGCGGGCCTCGAGCCGCGCCTCATGATCGACGCGTCGCACGGCAACTCTGGCAAGTCGCACGTCCGCCAGGCCGAGGTCGTCCGCGAGATCGGCGCCTCGATCGCAGCAGGCAACGCGGGCATCGCCGGGATCATGATGGAGAGCTTCATCGTCGCGGGTGCGCAGAAGCCCGCGCCGAGCGGCCTGACCTACGGCCAGTCCGTCACCGACGCGTGCATCGACTGGGAGACGACGGCGACGCTCCTGCGCGAGCTCGCCGCGGACGTCCGCGCACGCCGCGGCAGCAACGCCTGA
- a CDS encoding carboxypeptidase-like regulatory domain-containing protein, which produces MARVAPGVASAKDPVASISGRLVDAAGEPLRGIEVTAQGVGHGGYGTDRTGKSGAFAIALKRSGTFELWFEGRPPHTTGQRFVTTVKVTVGKGKRAKLGTVRLKHPAGFGSSSIKLTTTGVYSHEEDRLYVHLKDARGQYVASTALYDDIDKKLSHTFTNVAAGRYRIEVPATGQSVVVNVGKGKTATKSLAVARPADGGDLRIRLKGAATKVWQVKLTDAKGRVVRVLDSTQIEDLPPGSYTVTGSSGSNQFGAKAKIRAGRTTTVTLSPDGGIVKGVLRAGSKGYPGKVILKKVGSSTRYEARVSDDGSYRIAYVEPGRYRVIGRDASSWTGTKFTIGGYADAYYGGTSLRSSRIITVKKGKTTRLSSLVFR; this is translated from the coding sequence GTGGCGCGTGTCGCGCCTGGCGTCGCGAGCGCGAAGGATCCTGTTGCGTCGATCTCGGGACGGCTCGTCGACGCCGCCGGAGAGCCGCTGCGCGGGATCGAGGTCACTGCCCAAGGGGTGGGCCACGGCGGCTACGGCACCGACCGCACGGGCAAGAGCGGAGCGTTCGCCATCGCGTTGAAGCGCAGCGGGACCTTCGAGCTGTGGTTCGAAGGCCGGCCGCCCCACACGACCGGCCAGAGGTTCGTCACCACCGTCAAGGTCACGGTGGGCAAGGGCAAGCGCGCGAAGCTGGGGACGGTCAGGCTCAAGCATCCTGCGGGCTTCGGCTCGTCGAGCATCAAGCTCACGACGACGGGTGTGTACAGCCACGAGGAAGACCGGCTGTACGTCCACCTCAAGGACGCTCGTGGTCAGTACGTCGCCAGCACCGCGCTCTACGACGACATCGACAAGAAGCTCTCGCACACGTTCACCAACGTCGCAGCAGGCCGGTACCGCATCGAGGTGCCGGCGACCGGGCAGTCGGTCGTCGTGAACGTCGGCAAGGGCAAGACCGCGACCAAGAGCCTCGCGGTCGCGCGTCCCGCCGACGGCGGTGACCTCCGCATCAGGTTGAAGGGTGCCGCCACGAAGGTGTGGCAGGTCAAGCTGACCGACGCCAAGGGCCGCGTCGTCCGCGTCCTGGACTCCACGCAGATCGAGGATCTCCCGCCGGGCAGCTACACCGTGACCGGCAGCTCTGGTTCGAACCAGTTCGGCGCCAAGGCGAAGATCCGCGCCGGCCGCACCACGACCGTCACCCTCAGCCCCGACGGCGGGATCGTGAAAGGCGTGCTCAGGGCAGGATCGAAGGGATACCCGGGCAAGGTCATCCTGAAGAAGGTCGGGTCCTCCACGCGCTACGAGGCCAGGGTGAGCGACGACGGCAGCTACCGGATCGCCTACGTCGAGCCCGGTCGCTACCGGGTGATCGGCAGGGACGCCTCCTCCTGGACGGGGACGAAGTTCACGATCGGCGGCTACGCGGACGCCTACTACGGCGGCACGTCGCTGAGGTCCTCGCGCATTATCACCGTGAAGAAGGGCAAGACGACGCGCTTGAGCTCCCTCGTCTTCCGCTGA
- the nrdD gene encoding anaerobic ribonucleoside-triphosphate reductase → MTIIADGTENATAHLAPDDAPPALTVRKRDGRTLPFDSSRIRAAITKAFVEVHGEVSPLHDLTITDLVERTLAELRTRYTGEVQIYEIQNVVEHTLLSSHEYDVAKVYIDYRVQRDLARSQSVDVNHSIGQLIGKDTTVVHENANKDADVFNTQRDLTAGAVGKAIGLRMLPSHVANAHTKGDIHYHDLDYHPYAPMTNCCLIDFRAMLSEGFRIGNAQVSPPRSIQTATAQITQIIANVSSSQYGGCSVNRIDELLAPYAERNFDKHLADAERWIEDASRRDEYAREKTRKDIYDSMQSLEYEINTLFTSNGQTPFTSVGFGLGTSWFAREIQRAILEVRILGLGKERRTAIFPKLIFTLRRGVNLDPGDPSYDIKQLAVECATKRMYPDVLSYDKIVELTGSFKVPMGCRSFLQGWRDAEGRDVVEGRMNLGVVTLNVPRIALETRGDLDAFWALLEQRLDIVHDALVYRVERCKEAVPANAPILYRHGAFGQRLAPDDDVDQLFRGGRATVSLGYIGLYEAAAAFFGGDWESDPEAKEFTLKVLRTLADHAKAWTAEHGYQFSVYATPSESLTDRFARLDRKKFGDVADITDKGYYTNSFHYDVRKNPTPFEKLDFEKVYAPLTSGGFIHYCEYPVLQQNPKALEAVWDYAYDRVGYLGTNTPIDHCLECDFHGDFTPTARGFACPQCGNDDPRTCDVVKRTCGYLGNPQQRPMVRGRHIEISSRVKHMAGSTGSLPDGA, encoded by the coding sequence ATGACCATCATCGCGGACGGCACCGAGAACGCAACGGCACACCTCGCGCCCGACGACGCGCCTCCCGCCCTGACGGTCCGCAAGCGCGACGGCCGCACCCTGCCCTTCGACTCGTCGCGCATCCGCGCCGCGATCACCAAGGCGTTCGTCGAGGTGCACGGCGAGGTCAGCCCGCTGCACGACCTGACGATCACCGACCTCGTCGAGCGCACGCTCGCCGAGCTCCGCACCCGCTACACCGGCGAGGTGCAGATCTACGAGATCCAGAACGTCGTCGAGCACACGCTGCTCTCCTCGCACGAGTACGACGTCGCGAAGGTCTACATCGACTACCGCGTGCAGCGCGACCTCGCCCGCTCCCAGTCGGTCGACGTCAACCACTCCATCGGCCAGCTCATCGGCAAGGACACGACCGTCGTCCACGAGAACGCCAACAAGGACGCCGACGTCTTCAATACGCAGCGTGACCTCACCGCCGGCGCCGTCGGCAAGGCCATCGGGCTGCGGATGCTCCCCTCGCACGTCGCCAACGCGCACACCAAGGGCGACATCCACTACCACGACCTCGACTACCACCCCTACGCGCCGATGACGAACTGCTGCCTCATCGACTTCCGCGCGATGCTCTCCGAGGGTTTCCGCATCGGCAACGCGCAGGTCTCCCCGCCGCGCTCCATCCAGACGGCGACCGCCCAGATCACGCAGATCATCGCGAACGTCTCCTCGAGCCAGTACGGCGGCTGCTCCGTCAACCGCATCGACGAGCTCCTCGCTCCGTACGCGGAGCGCAACTTCGACAAGCACCTGGCCGACGCCGAGCGCTGGATCGAGGACGCCTCCCGCCGCGACGAGTACGCCCGCGAGAAGACCCGCAAGGACATCTACGACTCGATGCAGTCGCTCGAGTACGAGATCAACACCCTGTTCACGTCCAACGGGCAGACGCCGTTCACGTCCGTCGGCTTCGGCCTCGGCACGAGCTGGTTCGCCCGCGAGATCCAGCGCGCGATCCTCGAGGTGCGCATCCTCGGGCTCGGCAAGGAGCGCCGTACGGCGATCTTCCCGAAGCTCATCTTCACGCTGCGCCGCGGCGTGAACCTCGATCCGGGCGACCCGAGCTACGACATCAAGCAGCTCGCCGTCGAGTGCGCGACGAAGCGCATGTACCCGGACGTCCTCAGCTACGACAAGATCGTCGAGCTCACCGGCTCGTTCAAGGTCCCGATGGGCTGCCGTTCCTTCCTGCAGGGCTGGCGCGACGCCGAGGGGCGCGACGTCGTCGAGGGCCGCATGAACCTCGGCGTCGTGACGCTCAACGTGCCGCGCATCGCGCTCGAGACGCGCGGGGACCTCGACGCGTTCTGGGCGCTGCTCGAGCAGCGCCTCGACATCGTCCACGACGCGCTCGTCTACCGGGTCGAACGGTGCAAGGAGGCGGTGCCCGCGAACGCGCCGATCCTGTACCGCCACGGCGCGTTCGGTCAGCGTCTCGCCCCGGACGACGACGTCGACCAGCTCTTCCGCGGCGGCCGCGCGACCGTGTCGCTCGGCTACATCGGCCTCTACGAGGCCGCCGCCGCGTTCTTCGGAGGCGACTGGGAATCCGATCCCGAGGCAAAGGAGTTCACGCTCAAGGTCCTGCGCACGCTCGCCGACCACGCGAAGGCCTGGACCGCCGAGCACGGCTACCAGTTCTCCGTCTACGCGACGCCGAGCGAGAGCCTCACCGACCGCTTCGCGCGGCTCGACCGCAAGAAGTTCGGCGATGTCGCCGACATCACCGACAAGGGCTACTACACGAACTCGTTCCACTACGACGTCCGCAAGAACCCGACGCCGTTCGAGAAGCTCGACTTCGAGAAGGTCTACGCACCGCTCACGTCGGGCGGGTTCATCCACTACTGCGAGTACCCCGTGCTGCAGCAGAACCCCAAGGCCCTCGAGGCCGTGTGGGACTACGCGTACGACCGCGTCGGCTATCTCGGCACGAACACGCCGATCGACCATTGCCTCGAGTGCGACTTCCACGGCGACTTCACCCCGACGGCGCGCGGCTTCGCGTGCCCGCAGTGCGGCAACGACGACCCACGCACGTGCGACGTCGTCAAGCGCACCTGCGGCTACCTCGGCAACCCGCAGCAGCGGCCCATGGTGCGCGGCCGGCACATCGAGATCTCCTCGCGCGTCAAGCACATGGCGGGCAGCACGGGCTCGCTTCCCGATGGCGCGTGA
- the nrdG gene encoding anaerobic ribonucleoside-triphosphate reductase activating protein, whose amino-acid sequence MAREPLPDWRSDRLSQGRVADYKPFVMVDGEGVRCSLYVSGCPFACEGCFNEAAWSFRYGQVFDDALADRIAADLAHEAVQGLTLLGGEPFLNTGVCLAVVRRLRAAHGRAKDVWAWSGYTFEELCAWADAGHDDKAELLAEVDVLVDGRFDVAQRDLTLAFRGSRNQRVLDARASLAAGRAVAWDGLRDATATFEQVDRRSLV is encoded by the coding sequence ATGGCGCGTGAGCCGCTCCCGGACTGGAGGTCCGACCGCCTCAGCCAGGGGCGCGTCGCTGACTACAAGCCGTTCGTCATGGTCGACGGCGAGGGCGTGCGCTGCTCGCTGTACGTGAGCGGCTGCCCGTTCGCGTGCGAGGGCTGCTTCAACGAGGCGGCGTGGTCGTTCCGGTACGGGCAGGTGTTCGACGACGCGCTCGCCGACCGCATCGCCGCGGACCTCGCGCACGAGGCCGTGCAGGGCCTGACCCTGCTCGGCGGCGAGCCGTTCCTCAACACGGGCGTGTGCCTCGCCGTCGTGCGGCGGCTGCGTGCGGCGCACGGCCGCGCGAAGGACGTGTGGGCGTGGAGCGGCTACACGTTCGAGGAGCTGTGCGCATGGGCCGACGCCGGTCACGACGACAAGGCTGAGCTCCTCGCCGAGGTGGACGTGCTCGTCGACGGCAGGTTCGACGTCGCGCAGCGCGACCTCACGCTCGCCTTCCGCGGGTCGCGCAACCAGCGCGTCCTCGACGCGCGCGCGTCGCTCGCGGCGGGCCGCGCGGTCGCGTGGGACGGGCTGCGGGACGCGACGGCGACGTTCGAGCAGGTAGACCGCCGCTCGCTCGTCTAG
- a CDS encoding DUF6318 family protein: protein MRRPPASRSALASAVAAVLTILAAGACTPPPTASPDTSRTTSLPGVDELLARPTEAPRPSEAPTAPPPAEASEGTAPDAQPGSEAVAGTATLPLPPEAFNPDIAGTLPVVQHFLDAWRLAYLEGDTEPLRDISADDCAYCIEIATLAELYTADGATGSGGDIHATSVRRAGRADTDAQGWRMDLVVDTVAYDSPDGVNMMMAGFSDHVFLGLVWQDERWLVSEVTSSGASGAQQGP from the coding sequence ATGCGACGTCCACCTGCTTCCCGATCCGCGCTCGCCTCCGCGGTCGCCGCCGTCCTCACGATCCTCGCCGCCGGGGCCTGCACCCCGCCCCCGACCGCAAGCCCCGACACGTCCCGCACGACGTCTCTCCCCGGCGTCGACGAGCTGCTCGCCCGTCCCACAGAGGCGCCTAGGCCGTCCGAAGCTCCAACCGCCCCGCCGCCCGCCGAGGCCTCCGAGGGCACCGCACCCGACGCCCAGCCCGGCTCCGAGGCGGTTGCCGGGACCGCGACGCTCCCGTTGCCGCCCGAGGCGTTCAACCCCGACATCGCCGGGACGCTCCCGGTGGTCCAGCACTTCCTCGACGCCTGGCGCCTGGCCTACCTCGAGGGCGACACAGAGCCGCTCCGGGACATCTCGGCCGACGACTGTGCGTACTGCATCGAGATCGCCACCCTCGCGGAGCTCTACACCGCCGACGGCGCCACCGGCTCCGGCGGCGACATCCACGCCACGTCGGTCAGGCGAGCGGGCCGTGCTGACACCGACGCGCAGGGCTGGCGGATGGACCTGGTCGTGGACACGGTCGCGTACGACAGCCCCGACGGGGTCAACATGATGATGGCCGGGTTCTCCGACCACGTGTTCCTCGGGCTCGTCTGGCAGGACGAACGATGGCTCGTCTCCGAGGTCACGTCGTCCGGAGCATCGGGAGCGCAGCAGGGCCCGTGA
- a CDS encoding DinB family protein, with protein sequence MDLEDHLHEYLKVRRSNLLAKLDGLSEHDARRPMTPRGTNLAGIVKHVAGVEVGYFGEVFGRPFPRPLPWFDDDDAEPDADFWLPEDQTVADVVELHHAYAAHSDATIEALPLDAPGIVPWWEPERREVTLGRVLVHVLAETARHAGHADIVRELIDGAAGMGPGDVNLTRRTPQEWAAHRARIEAAARASTRGGER encoded by the coding sequence ATGGACCTCGAGGATCATCTGCACGAGTATCTGAAAGTCCGTCGCTCGAACCTGCTGGCCAAGCTGGACGGGCTCTCCGAGCACGACGCCCGCCGCCCGATGACGCCGAGGGGCACCAACCTCGCCGGGATCGTCAAGCATGTCGCGGGCGTCGAGGTCGGGTACTTCGGCGAGGTGTTCGGGCGTCCCTTCCCCCGCCCGCTGCCCTGGTTCGACGACGACGATGCGGAACCCGACGCCGACTTCTGGCTGCCCGAGGATCAGACGGTTGCCGACGTCGTCGAGCTGCACCACGCGTACGCGGCGCACAGCGACGCGACGATCGAGGCGCTGCCGCTCGACGCTCCTGGGATCGTGCCGTGGTGGGAGCCGGAGCGGCGGGAGGTGACGCTCGGCCGGGTGCTCGTGCACGTGCTCGCGGAGACCGCGCGGCACGCGGGCCACGCAGACATCGTCCGCGAGCTGATCGACGGTGCCGCCGGGATGGGCCCCGGGGACGTGAACCTCACCCGGCGCACACCGCAGGAGTGGGCAGCCCACCGCGCGCGGATCGAGGCGGCAGCCCGGGCCTCGACCAGGGGCGGCGAGCGCTGA
- a CDS encoding LLM class flavin-dependent oxidoreductase, with the protein MPVTLSILDLAPIAPGETASDSFAASVALAQQAEKSGYERVWYAEHHNMPTIASSATSVLIAHVASQTSTIRLGAGGIMLPNHSPLVIAEQFGTLEALHPGRIDLGLGRAPGGDHSTFRALRRDPAASDRFPQDVVELQAYLAGHSRVPGVSATPGAGSHVPLYILGSSLFGAHLAATLGLPYAFASHFAPGALLDAVATYRREFQPSDQLAEPYVIAGVNAIASDDHDDALEQLTQVKRARVLMLLRQSGQVPLDRTFTDDELDMLLDSPVGAQVASMTHYTGVGTGAEVSEYISAFAERAGADEVIVAHSSIAVDARLRSVELLAAAHR; encoded by the coding sequence ATGCCTGTCACCCTCTCGATCCTCGACCTTGCCCCGATCGCCCCCGGCGAGACGGCGTCCGACAGCTTCGCAGCCTCCGTCGCTCTCGCCCAGCAGGCCGAGAAGAGCGGCTACGAGCGCGTCTGGTACGCCGAGCACCACAACATGCCGACGATCGCGTCGAGCGCCACGTCCGTGCTCATCGCTCACGTCGCCTCGCAGACGTCGACCATCCGTCTCGGTGCCGGCGGGATCATGCTGCCCAACCACTCGCCCCTCGTCATCGCGGAGCAGTTCGGCACCCTCGAGGCCCTGCACCCGGGCCGCATCGACCTCGGACTCGGTCGCGCTCCTGGCGGCGACCACTCCACGTTCCGCGCGCTGCGCCGTGACCCCGCCGCGTCCGACCGCTTCCCGCAGGACGTCGTCGAGCTCCAGGCGTACCTCGCCGGACACTCCCGCGTCCCGGGCGTCAGCGCCACCCCCGGCGCCGGGTCCCACGTGCCGCTCTACATCCTCGGCTCGTCCCTCTTCGGGGCGCACCTCGCCGCGACTCTCGGCCTGCCGTACGCGTTCGCCTCGCACTTCGCCCCGGGGGCCCTGCTCGACGCCGTCGCGACCTACCGGCGTGAGTTCCAGCCGTCCGACCAGCTCGCGGAGCCGTACGTCATCGCCGGCGTCAACGCGATCGCGTCCGACGACCACGACGACGCACTCGAGCAGCTCACCCAGGTCAAGCGTGCGCGCGTGCTCATGCTCCTGCGCCAGAGCGGGCAGGTCCCTCTCGACCGCACGTTCACCGACGACGAGCTCGACATGCTGCTCGACTCGCCGGTCGGTGCCCAGGTCGCGTCCATGACCCACTACACGGGCGTGGGCACCGGCGCCGAGGTCTCCGAGTACATCTCCGCCTTCGCGGAGCGGGCGGGCGCCGACGAGGTGATCGTCGCCCACTCGTCGATCGCCGTCGACGCGCGCCTCAGGTCCGTCGAGCTGCTCGCCGCCGCACACCGCTGA